One window from the genome of Pseudonocardia hierapolitana encodes:
- a CDS encoding adenylate/guanylate cyclase domain-containing protein — protein MTGRFVAGWLLPVCLPLAGLGLLLVLPAADVHYQHHGAHFWIVLATSAVALALAVVMLRAVRRRQDARLFLVALVFQLNAGFLGVHALATPGLLIPESNAGFVSATPVGLVLGGIAALASAAPLGPAAATRVMRCQTPLAATPWLLLGVWTALTFARVPPLHLHPDEIETHPLVAGGVVVGAGLYLAAAVRYLDVYRQRRSPLLLAVLTAFVLLAETLVAVALSRSWRVSWWEWHVLMVAAFALITLSAHRQFRREGSGLGLFDSVTLRQTLAAIHGDYSRALEEMVEAVRRRAEPGADVGTDLSADVARRFQLTERQVAILQESAEALGREREQVRRLHALVAIGERASVIRGERELLSEVMALATGAFRGDAVRLGLVRSGLLAFADGRPARDGIAVRALRELRPRCSADGATFVLPLAVKRAAAGVLEVHRPRGAFPEAERAVLTSLASQLSVTLENARLYAQLDGLFRSYMSPSVATALLSDPEQAGLGGRVAEVSVLMADLRGFTPFSERSSPEAVVAMLNTYYGAVVPVILEHGGTVVQFVGDAVMAIFNAPVRQPDHALRAARAGLGLHCAVETVAAGRSDWPRFRVGINTGPALVGNIGAAQMRNFTAIGDTTNLAARLEAIAEPGQVVIGAATMRQLGPLARTGGRRAVRVAGKRDPVTCTVLEGIEPAVARA, from the coding sequence GTGACGGGGCGCTTCGTCGCCGGCTGGCTGCTGCCGGTCTGCCTCCCGCTCGCCGGCCTGGGGCTGCTCCTGGTCCTGCCCGCGGCAGACGTGCACTACCAGCACCACGGCGCGCATTTCTGGATCGTGCTCGCGACGTCCGCGGTGGCGCTCGCGTTGGCGGTCGTGATGCTGCGGGCGGTGCGTCGCCGCCAGGACGCCCGGCTGTTCCTCGTCGCGTTGGTGTTCCAGCTGAACGCGGGCTTCCTCGGGGTGCACGCGCTGGCCACGCCTGGGCTGCTGATCCCGGAGTCGAACGCGGGCTTCGTCTCGGCGACGCCGGTCGGGCTGGTGCTCGGCGGGATCGCCGCGCTCGCGTCCGCCGCACCGCTCGGCCCTGCGGCGGCGACCCGGGTGATGCGCTGCCAGACGCCGCTCGCCGCCACGCCGTGGCTGCTGCTCGGCGTGTGGACGGCCCTGACGTTCGCCCGTGTCCCGCCGCTCCACCTGCATCCCGACGAGATCGAGACGCATCCGCTGGTGGCGGGCGGTGTCGTCGTAGGCGCCGGGCTGTACCTGGCCGCCGCCGTCCGGTACCTGGACGTGTACCGGCAGCGCCGGTCGCCGCTGCTGCTCGCCGTGCTGACCGCGTTCGTGCTGCTCGCCGAGACCCTCGTCGCCGTCGCGCTGAGCCGCAGCTGGCGGGTCTCCTGGTGGGAGTGGCACGTCCTGATGGTCGCCGCGTTCGCGCTCATCACGCTGAGCGCGCACCGCCAGTTCCGGCGGGAGGGATCCGGCCTCGGCCTGTTCGACAGCGTCACGCTGCGGCAGACGCTCGCCGCGATCCACGGCGACTACTCCCGCGCGCTCGAGGAGATGGTCGAGGCCGTGCGCAGGCGCGCCGAACCCGGTGCCGACGTCGGCACGGACCTGAGCGCCGACGTCGCCCGCCGGTTCCAGCTCACCGAGCGGCAGGTGGCCATCCTGCAGGAGAGCGCGGAGGCGCTGGGGCGCGAGCGCGAGCAGGTGCGCCGGCTGCACGCGCTCGTCGCGATCGGGGAGCGCGCCAGTGTGATCCGGGGTGAGCGGGAGCTCCTGAGCGAGGTGATGGCGCTGGCGACGGGAGCGTTCCGCGGTGACGCTGTGCGGCTGGGGCTCGTGCGCTCGGGGCTCCTCGCGTTCGCGGACGGACGGCCGGCCCGGGACGGCATCGCCGTGCGGGCGCTGCGCGAGCTGCGCCCGAGGTGCTCCGCAGACGGGGCCACGTTCGTGCTGCCGCTGGCGGTCAAGCGGGCCGCCGCCGGGGTCCTGGAGGTCCATCGCCCGCGTGGCGCCTTCCCGGAGGCCGAGCGGGCCGTGCTGACCTCGCTCGCGAGCCAGCTCTCGGTCACTCTGGAGAACGCCCGGCTGTACGCGCAGCTCGACGGGCTCTTCCGCTCCTACATGTCGCCGTCGGTCGCCACGGCCCTGCTCTCCGACCCCGAGCAGGCCGGCCTCGGTGGCCGCGTGGCCGAGGTGAGCGTGCTGATGGCGGACCTGCGCGGCTTCACGCCGTTCTCCGAGCGCAGCTCGCCGGAGGCGGTCGTGGCGATGCTCAACACCTACTACGGCGCGGTCGTCCCGGTGATCCTCGAACACGGCGGCACCGTGGTGCAGTTCGTCGGTGACGCCGTGATGGCGATCTTCAACGCGCCCGTCCGGCAGCCCGACCACGCCCTGCGCGCCGCGCGCGCTGGCCTCGGCCTCCACTGCGCGGTCGAGACCGTCGCCGCGGGCCGGTCGGACTGGCCGCGGTTCCGGGTGGGGATCAACACCGGTCCGGCGCTGGTCGGCAACATCGGCGCGGCGCAGATGCGAAACTTCACCGCGATCGGCGACACCACCAACCTCGCCGCCCGCCTCGAAGCCATCGCCGAGCCCGGCCAGGTCGTGATCGGGGCGGCGACGATGCGGCAGCTCGGGCCGCTCGCCCGCACCGGCGGCCGGCGGGCCGTCCGGGTGGCCGGCAAACGCGACCCGGTGACCTGCACCGTCCTGGAGGGGATCGAGCCGGCCGTGGCCCGAGCCTAG
- a CDS encoding Crp/Fnr family transcriptional regulator, whose translation MTRTYPSLLQGLDDDARRSLIAQSRPRRFRARDIVCHEGDPGDSLHVVVSGKLAVRVTTPVGQIVTLSLLGPGDSFGELALLDPASLRTATVVAIEEAHTLTLTGAQLDVLRRRHPQVDAYITETLTSYVRRLSAMVLEALYLPVEDRVTRRLARLARLYALDNGSAEIRLTQDDLASMAGTTRATANKVLQELAGRGLLTLGRGRISVPDRFALDRAAR comes from the coding sequence ATGACCCGGACGTACCCGTCGCTGCTGCAAGGGCTCGACGACGATGCCCGGCGGAGCCTGATCGCCCAGAGCCGGCCGCGCCGCTTCCGGGCCCGCGACATCGTCTGCCACGAGGGCGACCCCGGCGACTCGCTGCACGTCGTCGTGTCGGGGAAGCTCGCGGTGCGGGTGACCACGCCGGTCGGCCAGATCGTGACGCTCTCGCTGCTCGGTCCCGGCGACTCGTTCGGGGAGCTGGCCCTCCTCGACCCGGCGTCGCTGCGGACGGCCACGGTCGTGGCGATCGAGGAAGCGCACACGCTCACGCTCACCGGCGCCCAGCTCGACGTGCTGCGCCGGCGCCACCCGCAGGTCGACGCCTACATCACCGAGACGCTCACCTCCTACGTCCGGCGGCTGTCGGCGATGGTGCTCGAAGCGCTCTACCTGCCGGTGGAGGACCGGGTCACCCGGCGGCTCGCGCGCCTGGCGCGGCTCTACGCCCTCGACAACGGGAGCGCGGAGATCCGCCTCACCCAGGACGACCTCGCGAGCATGGCCGGCACCACCCGGGCGACCGCCAACAAGGTGCTGCAGGAGCTGGCCGGCCGCGGGCTGCTGACGCTCGGGCGGGGGCGCATCTCGGTGCCCGACCGGTTCGCCCTCGACCGGGCTGCGCGATGA